CGCCGGGTGGCCCACCGTCCCGAGGCGCCGGACATCTACGTCAACAGCCTGGTCGACCCCGGCACCGAGGAGGTGGCGGCCTTCGAGGACCTGGTCGGGTGCCACGGCGGGCTCGGCGGCTGGCAGGACCGCGCCTGCGTCGTGGTCCCGACGGGCCTGCCGTTCCCGGCCGAGCGGATCGTCGGGGCCGATGCCCTGCACGTGGCGCTGCGGACGATGCTGCGCCACTGCGGGCACCGTCAGTCGGTCGACGAGCCGCCCGCGCCGGAGGCGTACCGTCCGGCGGCTACTCGTGCTCCGGGGCCGCCTGTCCCCTGATCCAGCTGCCCAGGCGCCCACGATCGGTCGCGAGCACCTGCCCGAGGATCGAGGCGGCGACGAAGACGAACGCCACGACGTACAGCCAGGCGAGGTAGGTGAAGGCGAGACCGATGGGGCCGTAGCGTTCTGCGCTGGTCTCGAGCGCACGCGGCAGCCACGCTTCCGCTGCTGGCCGGACGGCGAGCATCACCACGGCGAAGACCAGTGCGCCGGGGAGCAGCCGCCGGATCCCGACGATCCCCGCCAGCAGCACCCACGGGACGAACACCGCGACGCCAACGTCGGTGACGAACGAGAGCGCGACCGGCCAGACCTCGCGGGGCGGCAGGAACCGGGCCTGCTGGCCGAGCGCGTGGCCGACCACCAGGGCCATGGCCAGGACGAGGACCACGGCGAGCCATCGCCAGGCGGTCCCGATGCTGCCCTTGGGCCTGCGGACCTGCCAGATCGCCACGAAAGCCCGGGTGAGGGCGCGGGACAGGCTCGTGGCGGACCCCAGCACGAACAGGGTGCCCACGACGCCGAACGCGGCGGTCTCGGAGTTCGAGAGCGCCTGGTCGAGGACCGATCGCGACTCCTCGGGCATGCCCATGGCGTCGCTGATCGCGTCCGCGTCGTCCTTGCCGGCCCACGTGGTGGCCAGGATCAGCAGGGGCAGCACCGAGGTGAAGAACTGAGCCGCGATCGTCATCGCCCGGTCGAAGAGCCCGACTCGGACGCTGGCCGTCGCGGTCCGGATCAGGGTCCTCCCCAGCCACCGCGAGAGGATCATCTCCACGGGGCCGCGGAGCCACTCAGGCAGCCGCTCGAGGCTCGCCCCGATCTGACGGGTGACGAACTCCTCCCGCTCTTCTCCCTCGGACTGCTCCTCGTCCACGTCGGGCTCAGTCCTGCGCTGTCGCCGGCGTCGGCTCCTCCGGAGGCACCTTGCCCGCCAGCAGCGGCAACGCCCACCTGGCGCGGGGGTCGGCCTCCACCAGCAACGCGCGCGTCAGCAGGCTGAGCGGAACGGCGAGCAGGGCACCGAGGGGCCCGAGAAGCCACGCCCAGAACACCAGCGAGAGGAAGGTCAGCGTGGCCGAGAACCCCACGGCGTCCCCCACCACCCGGGGCTGGATGATCGACTGGATCACGAAGTTGATGACGCTGTAGACGACGATCACGGCGAGCATCAGGCTCGGGCCGCCCTCGAGCAGGGCGATCGCGGCGGGCGGGATCACCCCGATCACGAAGCCGATGTTGGGGATGAAGTTCGTGACGAACGCGAGCACTGCCCACACGAAGGCCCCCGGCACGCCCATGAAGTAGAGCACCACGCCGTCGATCACGGCCACGATGAAGCCGAAGGTGGCCGAGACGCCCATGTAGCTGCGGGCACCGCGGGCGAAGCTGGCGAGCGCCGCCACGGGGTCCGGGAACCGGTCACCGAGCAGCGCGAGGTTGCGGCGGGTGCCGTTGGTGTCGAAGGCCATGAACAGCAGCACGGTGATGACGAAGAAGAGGTCGGTGAGGACGGACAGGGTGCTGCTGAGCAACGACACCGCCACCCCGACGAGCGAGCCGGGGTCGACCGCGTCGACCACGGTGTCGATCTGCTTCTGGTCGACCCCGAGCGACGCGAGCCCGCCGCCGAGGTCGGCGACGGTGTCGGTGATCTCCTCCGTGTACTCCGGGAGCAGGGACGCGAGCTGGGCCACGGACACCGTCAACGCGAGCGTCAGCAGGACGAGGATGAGGTACGCCAGCACCAGCATGAGCAACGAGGCGACGGCCTCGGGCATCCGGGTCCGCTCGAGCCGGCGACGGATCGGGTGGACCGTGACCGTGAGGACCAGCGCCAGGAACACCGGGCCGACGATGTCGGCGACCGAGCGCAGCCCGGCCAGCGCGACGGTGAGCGCCGCAGCCCCGACGAGGAAGGTGATGGCGAACGGCCGCCCGGACCCCTCGGGGGCGTGGCGCCCCGGGGCACGGTCGCCTCGAGCGGTGGATCCCTCGTCGGTCATGGCCGCACTCCCCTTCAGTCCGCACCGTTCCTGTCATCGAAGCGTCCCACCTGCGCCGCCGGATCACTCGCAACAGGTGAGGCGCGGTCGCCCGGCGTGTCGACGTCCGGGTCGGCCCGGAACCGGCGGGCGAGCGGCCCGGCGGTCGTCCCGTGCAGCAGCACGCTCAGCAGCACCGTCAGCGCGATCACCGCCACCAGCTCGCGCCCGGCGTCGGCGAGGTCCTCCAGAGCCAGCAGCGCGAAGATCACCGACGCCAGGCCCCGCGGGCCGAACCAGCCGACGAAGAGGACGTCGTACCGGTCGAGCCCGGCACCCAGCAGCGCCAGCGCCACCGGGACCATCCGCAGGACGGTCAGGCTCAGCACGGCGTACAGGACGACGCTCCAGCTCAGCCAGGCGCCGATCACCGGCACGGCCAGCGCACCGAAGGCCAGCCAGCTCACCATCGCGGCGAGCGACGCCGACTGGTCGACGAAGTAGACCTCCGTGGCACCGCCCCGTCCCGCGAGGTTCCCGAACACGAGGCCGCCGACGAAGGCCGCGACGAAGCCGTTCCCGTCCACGACCAGCGACGCGGTGTAGGACAGCAGCGCGAGCGCGAGGACCGCCGGCCCTCCCAGCTCCTCGCTGAGCCAACCCAGGTGGCGCGCGCGCCGGGTGACGACGCCGCCCAACGCCCCGACCGTCCCTCCGACGGCGACCCCGACCACGAGCGCCAGCACGGCGTGGCCGGCGTCCTCGACGCCGGCGATGCCCTCCGCCGTGGCGACACCGGCGATCGCGAGCAGCACGACGGGCGTGGCGATGCCGTCGTTGAGGCCGCTCTCGACGTTGAGGACGCGCCTGATCCGCTCGGGCACCGCCTTGTCGGTCATCACGCTCGCCCCGAGTGCTGCGTCCGTGGGGGCGAGCGCGGCACCCAGGAGGAGCGCGGCCCAGACGTCGAGCCCGAGCAGCAGGGCTGCCGTCACCGTTCCGAGCGCGACCGTCAGCGGCAGGCCGACCCCCAGCAGGCGCCCGTACGTCCCCAGGTCACGCCGGAACTCCCGCATCCGCACGCTCGCCGCGTCCGCGAAGAGGATCCAGACCAGGGTCACCTCGGCGACGACCTTGACCAGCTCCGCCTCCACGTGGTGGTCCACCGGGTCCGCGGCCGTGGCGAGCGCGAACCCGACGGCCACGAAGAAGATCGGCGCCGTCAGCCCTGCCGAGGAGAAGCGACCTGCGAGCACGCACCAAGCCACGATCGCGAACAGCACCGCGGACAGGACCAGCGACTCCATCCGACTCCTCCGCCCGGGCCGCGACCCGCCTCAGGCCGCCCGTGGGTCAGCGGGGGACGTCGCGTCCGTGCGCCGCCAGCGCCCAGATCACGAAGATGTCGAGCGCGATGATCAGCATCGACCACCACGGGTAGTACGGGATGAACGCGAAGTTGACGATGGCGCTCACCACCGCGAGCGTGATGCCGACGACGCGGCCCCAGGTCTGGCCCGAGAGGACCGCGGCACCGGCGAAGAGCACGATCAGCCCCACGATCAGGTGCACCCAGCCCCACGCCGTCGCGTCGAACTCGAAGAGGTAGTTCCTCGTCGACACGTAGAACTCGTTCTCGAACAGGGCGACGAGGCCGGCCATGGCCTGCCACGCCCCGGACATGATCATCATCACGGCCGCGAACACGATGAACCCGGTCGCCAGCGGGTTGTGCTGGTCGTCGTCCACGTAGCGCCGGCCTGGTGCCTGTTGCTGGGTCATGGCCTTCCATCCCTCCTGCTCACTCCCCGGGTCCCCGACGAGACGGGCACCCGCGTGACGCGGTGCGTGCACGCCTCTCCATCAAAGCGGCGTCGACGCCGCGCGGGATCACTCGCGGCGGACGAGACGCTCCCCACGTCACGGGGGCGAGGCGGCCGGCGGGACGGCGCGCAGGCAGGTGGCCGGGACCCGGCCTGACGGACCTCAGACGGGGGTACAGAGGTGGATCGCCAGGCCGGGCGCCGACGTACCTTCCCACGGGGGTTGGGGGAGGTACCCGACAAGTGTGCGTGAGCAGCGGGGTGCCGCGCGTCGCCCCGAGGGCCGATTTCCGTCTGGCCCCGCTGCACTAGGGCCGATGACACCGTTGTCCGGGGCGCCTGCTCAGCGGTCGGGAAGCAGACCCTCGCGCACCGCGATGGACAGCGCCTCCAGCTTGGAACGGGCACCCAGCTTCGCCGAGAGGTTGGCGACGTGGTTGCGCACGGTGTGGACGCTGACCGTGAGGCGCTCGGCGATCGCTGCGTTGGTCAGGCCCTCGGCCAGCAGGCCGAGCACCTCCCGCTCCCGGTCGGTGAGCGTCGTACGCCCGGCGCGGCCGTTGCTGCCCAGGCGTGGCAGCAGCCGGGCCAGCATCTCCGGGGAGATGACCGCCTCGCCTGCGGCGGCAGCGCGCACCGCCGAGGTGACCTCGCCCAGGCTGCGGGTCTTGGACAGGAAGCCCGACACCCCCGCCTCGATCGCCTCGACCATCACGTGGTCCGCAGCGCTCGCCGTCAGGATCACCACCGCCACCGACGGACGCAGGCCCCGCAGCGTGCCGACCGACTGCACCCCGTCGCCGTCGGGGAGCCGGTGGTCGAGCAGCACCACGTCGGGCGCCGTGGACGTCACGAGGTCCCTGGCCCGGGCCAGGCTGCCCGCCACTCCGACGGTCACGATGTCGGGCTCGGCGTCGAGGACGTGGGCCAGGCTCGTCGCGACCACCTCGTGGTCGTCGACGATCAGGACCCGGACACTCGTCGTCGGCTCCACGCTCGGCTCCCCCGGACGTTCTCGCGGTGTCGGTGCTCTCGTGGTGCCAACGTACTAGACGGATGGCGCACCGGTGCCGCACACGAGGCACCGCCGGGTCGGATGATGGGAGGACGCTGACCAGGAGCATGCCGATGCAGACCATCAGGGTCATCGTCGCCGACGACGACGAGTCGATCAGGAACACCTTGGCCGCCATCCTCGAGACCGACGAGCGCTTCGAGGTCGTCGCCGAGGTCCCTGACGGGTACGCGCTCGTCGACGTCGTGGCCCAGCTGCGCCCCGACGTGGTCCTGCTCGACGTCCACATGCCCGGTGGTGGCGTGGCCGCGGCGCGAGCGTTGCTCGCCGGCCCCCCGGTGGTCGTGGTCGCGGTGTCGGGCGAGACCAGCCCCCGCACCGTCGGCGACCTGGTGCGGGCCGGCGTGCGCGGCTACCTCGCCAAGGGGCGAATCGGCCCCGGGTTCCCCGACCTGGTGGCGCGCTGCCACCAGGGCGAGGTGCTGCTGGCCGTGCCGACGGCCGCCGAGGCGATGCGCCGCCTCGCCCTGGAGCACTGAACCACCCGCGCACACCCAATCGCGCCGTTCACCACTCACGCCCTCCGAGACAGGGCCAAGATGAGCACCATGCTCCCCGGCTACCTGCAGCGCGCCACGACGGGCCTGATGCTGCTGCGTCCCACCCCCGGCCAGGTCGACGTGGTCGACGTCAACCGTGCCGCGGCCACCCTGCTCGACAACCAGCCCGGAGAGATCGCCGGACGACCTCTGGGCGACTGCTCCAGCCTGCGGGACGTCGCCGAGGTGAGCGACGCCGCGAGGAGGATCGCCGACGGCGGCTCCCCGCGGTGGCAGACGGAGGTCGACCTCGCCACCAGCGGGCGGCGGCGGGCGGAGATCACGCTCACGCCTGCCGGCGACCTCGGCGACGGCCTGGTGCTCGCGCAGGTCACCGACCGGACCCGGGAGCGCCAGCTGCGCGAGCAGCTCGCCCAGTCCCGCCGGATCACCCGGGGTTCGCTGGAGGAGGCCATCTCCGGCTACCTCAGTGCCGCGAGCCACGAGCTGCGGACCCCGCTGTCCAGCGTCGTCGGGTGCACGGAGGTGCTGCTGGAGGGCAGCGCCGGGGGGCTGACCGAGGCCCAGCACGACCTGCTGACCAGCGTCGACCGCAACGGTCGTCGGCTCCAGTCCCTGGTGGTGGACCTGCTCGGCCTCGCCGCCGCGGATGCAGAGTCGCTGGTCATGGAGCGCGAGGGCGTGACGCTGCGCGGTGTCGTCGACAGGACCCTGACCGCCATCGACCCGGCGATGAGCGGGCGGGGCGTGGACGCCCAGGTGCACTGCGCCGATCCCGGTCCCGTCGTACGCGGGGACCGGCCACAGCTCGACCGCCTGGCCCACCACCTGGTCTCGCACGCGCTGGCGTCGACCCCGGACGGTGGACGGATCACCGTCGACCTCGGTCACGACGGCACCGACTGCGTGATGGTCGTGACCGCCTCCGGGCCCGGGACGCCTCCGGCCGGGCTCGGTCTCTCGGTCGCACGCTCGATCGCCGCCGCCCACGGCGGTTCGCTCGCGCACGCGGCGACCGACAACGGCGGCTCCACGCTGACCGTGCGCCTGGTCAGCGCCTGACCCTGCCGGGCGCGTCCTCGGTGACGACCGGGTCCTCGGTCCTGGCGCCGGGAGCCGGCTCCGGCAGCCACAGCCGGACCGTCGTGCCCCCCTCGTCCCGGGACTCGATCTCGAGGCCGCCTCCGGCGATCGCCGCTCGTTCGCGCATCCCGGCGATGCCGAGGTGTCCCGGCCGGTGACGCAGGCCCGCCGGGTCGATGCCGACGCCGTCGTCGGACACAGTGACCTCGACGCCCCGCGCCGTCCGCTCCAGGCCGATCCGGACCCGGTCCGCGCCGGCGTGCTTGCGCACGTTGACCATCGCCTCCCGGGCGATCCGGTAGGCCGTCACCCGGATGCCCTCGGGCACGTCGACCTCTGTGTCCCCCTCCACCGACCAGCGCACCGCGTCCTCGAGGACGTACGCCGCCGCGTCGGCCAGCGCGTTGGCGAGGTCGGTCCGCTGCGCCGGTGACTCGAGGTCGAAGAGCAGGTGGCGCAACCGGTCGGTAGCGTGGCTGACGGACTCTCGGACCCCCTCGAGGGTGGGCAGCAGCTCCGGGGCGCTCCGCTCGACCTCCCGGCGGAGCAGCAGCATCCTCAGCTCGACTGCCGCGAGCGCCTGCACGGAGTCGTCGTGGACGTCGGCCGCGATCCGCGATCGCTCCTCCTCCTCGGCC
This genomic interval from Nocardioides euryhalodurans contains the following:
- a CDS encoding YhjD/YihY/BrkB family envelope integrity protein — protein: MDEEQSEGEEREEFVTRQIGASLERLPEWLRGPVEMILSRWLGRTLIRTATASVRVGLFDRAMTIAAQFFTSVLPLLILATTWAGKDDADAISDAMGMPEESRSVLDQALSNSETAAFGVVGTLFVLGSATSLSRALTRAFVAIWQVRRPKGSIGTAWRWLAVVLVLAMALVVGHALGQQARFLPPREVWPVALSFVTDVGVAVFVPWVLLAGIVGIRRLLPGALVFAVVMLAVRPAAEAWLPRALETSAERYGPIGLAFTYLAWLYVVAFVFVAASILGQVLATDRGRLGSWIRGQAAPEHE
- a CDS encoding AI-2E family transporter; translated protein: MTDEGSTARGDRAPGRHAPEGSGRPFAITFLVGAAALTVALAGLRSVADIVGPVFLALVLTVTVHPIRRRLERTRMPEAVASLLMLVLAYLILVLLTLALTVSVAQLASLLPEYTEEITDTVADLGGGLASLGVDQKQIDTVVDAVDPGSLVGVAVSLLSSTLSVLTDLFFVITVLLFMAFDTNGTRRNLALLGDRFPDPVAALASFARGARSYMGVSATFGFIVAVIDGVVLYFMGVPGAFVWAVLAFVTNFIPNIGFVIGVIPPAAIALLEGGPSLMLAVIVVYSVINFVIQSIIQPRVVGDAVGFSATLTFLSLVFWAWLLGPLGALLAVPLSLLTRALLVEADPRARWALPLLAGKVPPEEPTPATAQD
- a CDS encoding cation:proton antiporter, with product MESLVLSAVLFAIVAWCVLAGRFSSAGLTAPIFFVAVGFALATAADPVDHHVEAELVKVVAEVTLVWILFADAASVRMREFRRDLGTYGRLLGVGLPLTVALGTVTAALLLGLDVWAALLLGAALAPTDAALGASVMTDKAVPERIRRVLNVESGLNDGIATPVVLLAIAGVATAEGIAGVEDAGHAVLALVVGVAVGGTVGALGGVVTRRARHLGWLSEELGGPAVLALALLSYTASLVVDGNGFVAAFVGGLVFGNLAGRGGATEVYFVDQSASLAAMVSWLAFGALAVPVIGAWLSWSVVLYAVLSLTVLRMVPVALALLGAGLDRYDVLFVGWFGPRGLASVIFALLALEDLADAGRELVAVIALTVLLSVLLHGTTAGPLARRFRADPDVDTPGDRASPVASDPAAQVGRFDDRNGAD
- a CDS encoding DUF7144 family membrane protein: MTQQQAPGRRYVDDDQHNPLATGFIVFAAVMMIMSGAWQAMAGLVALFENEFYVSTRNYLFEFDATAWGWVHLIVGLIVLFAGAAVLSGQTWGRVVGITLAVVSAIVNFAFIPYYPWWSMLIIALDIFVIWALAAHGRDVPR
- a CDS encoding response regulator, whose product is MEPTTSVRVLIVDDHEVVATSLAHVLDAEPDIVTVGVAGSLARARDLVTSTAPDVVLLDHRLPDGDGVQSVGTLRGLRPSVAVVILTASAADHVMVEAIEAGVSGFLSKTRSLGEVTSAVRAAAAGEAVISPEMLARLLPRLGSNGRAGRTTLTDREREVLGLLAEGLTNAAIAERLTVSVHTVRNHVANLSAKLGARSKLEALSIAVREGLLPDR
- a CDS encoding response regulator, which gives rise to MQTIRVIVADDDESIRNTLAAILETDERFEVVAEVPDGYALVDVVAQLRPDVVLLDVHMPGGGVAAARALLAGPPVVVVAVSGETSPRTVGDLVRAGVRGYLAKGRIGPGFPDLVARCHQGEVLLAVPTAAEAMRRLALEH
- a CDS encoding PAS domain-containing sensor histidine kinase; protein product: MSTMLPGYLQRATTGLMLLRPTPGQVDVVDVNRAAATLLDNQPGEIAGRPLGDCSSLRDVAEVSDAARRIADGGSPRWQTEVDLATSGRRRAEITLTPAGDLGDGLVLAQVTDRTRERQLREQLAQSRRITRGSLEEAISGYLSAASHELRTPLSSVVGCTEVLLEGSAGGLTEAQHDLLTSVDRNGRRLQSLVVDLLGLAAADAESLVMEREGVTLRGVVDRTLTAIDPAMSGRGVDAQVHCADPGPVVRGDRPQLDRLAHHLVSHALASTPDGGRITVDLGHDGTDCVMVVTASGPGTPPAGLGLSVARSIAAAHGGSLAHAATDNGGSTLTVRLVSA